GCAGAAACCTCATCTTCCCTCCCACGCGTCCAACTCCTCGTCGGGTAGGGGCTCGAAGAACGCATCCCCCAGCCTGCCCGGCAGGCGGCCCGGTCGCCGGTTGGCGTCTCTGGCAAGGGGCAACAGCCGCGCATAGGGCCTTCCTGCCTTGGCCAGGATGATCTCCTGTCCGGCATGGGCCTGCTCGAGCAGACGGGAGAAGTGGGTCTTCGCCTCGTGTACGTTGACCATGGTCGGCATGGCGTCCTCCACCGGGATATCGATGGACCAAGTGGCGGACCAAGGCCACCCGCCGCCCCCCGTCCGGTCAAGGCACCCGTTCGTCCTGGATCCACCGCCTGGGTGGCGAGCGGGGTCCGGGAGCCCTTGCGCTCCGCCCCGCAATCCGCGATGTTCGGAGGCGGCGTCTCCGAGGGAGCCGGTGCGCCGAGCCTCACCGGTTTCGGCCTCGCTGCCGCGGTTCTGTCGAGGCGGCACGGGGCTGCGCTCCAGGGCTCCCGAACCCCGCCCCAAGATTAGGAGTTGGTTCCTGGCCGTGAAGCCGCGTTCTTCCTCCCTTCGGCCCGCCCGTTACTCTCCCGCTTCCCCCTTGGCGGTCGCCTCCAGGCCCAGGCTCTCCAGGCGGTGGCGCAGGGTGCCCCGGGGGAGCCCCAGGAGGCGGGCGGCCTGGGAGACGTTGCCGGCCGCCCGGTCCAGGGCCTGGAGGATCAAGGACCGGGCGAACTCGGCCTCCACCTCCTCGAGGCGGCAGCCTTCGGGGGGGAGGGTCCAGCCGGAGGCGGCAGAAGGACGGGGGCCCCGCAGTTCGGGGGGCAGGTCCCGGGCCTCCACCGTCGGCCCTCGGCAGGTGATGGCGAGGCGCTCCATGAGGTTTCGCACCTCCCGCACGTTGCCCGGCCAGGGGTAGGCCTGGAGCACGCGGCGGGCGTCGGGGGAGAGCTCGGAGAGGGGCCTGTGGAACTTGCGGGAAAAGTGGTCCAGGAAGTGCTGGGCCAAGGGCAGGATGTCGTCTCGCCGCTCCCGCAGCGGGGGGATGTGGATGGGGAAGACGTTGAGGCGGTAGTAGAGGTCCTCCCGAAAGGTGCGCCCCACGATGGCGTCGCCCAGGTCCTGGTTGGTGGCGGCCACGACCCGCACGTCCACCTGCACCTCGCGCACGCCCCCCAGACGCCGGATCTTGCGCGTCTCGAGGAACCGCAGGAGCTTGGCCTGGAGGGGGAGGTCCATGTCGCCCACCTCGTCGAGGAAGACGGTGCCGCCGTCGGCGGCCTGGAGGAGTCCCTCCTTGGCCTTGCGCGCGTCGGTAAAGGCCCCGGGCTCGTGGCCGAAGAGCTCGCTCTCCAGGATCGGCCCCGGAATCGACGCGCAGTTGATCTCCAGGAAGGGCCCCCCTGCCCGCTCGGAGAGGCCGTGGATGAACCGGGCCACCACCTCCTTGCCGGTGCCGCTCTCCCCCGTGAGGAGCACGGTGGTGTCACCGTGCCGAGCCACGTCCCGGGCCTGGCCGAGAATGCCGGCCATGGCTGCGCTCTCGGCCACCACGGCCTGGCCGAATCCCCCGTCGCGCTCCTCCAGCACCCGCACCCGCCGGCGCAGCCGCTGGGTCTCCAGGGCCAGGCGCACGATGAGCTTGATGGCGTCGGCCTTGAAGGGCTTCTTGATGTAGTCGTAGGCGCCGAGCTTCAAGCTCTCCACGGCGCTCTCCACCGAGCCGTAGCCCGTGACCACGATGGCCAGGAGGTCCGGGTCCCGGGCCCGCAGCTCGCGGAGCACCTCGATGCCGTGGAGGTCCGGGAGGTTGAGGTCCAGGAGCACGAGATCCACCCCCTCCTTCTCCACGGCCCTGAGGGCCTCCCTGCCGGTCTCCACCCCGCGCACGGCGTAGCCCTCTTCCGCCAGGATGCGCTGGAGCTGGTCTCGCAGGAACGCCTCGTCGTCGACGATCAGGATGGACGCCGCGGTCATGGGTCAGCCTCGTGCTCCCTGGGGTGCCGCCCGGGGGGCGGGCTCGGCCTCGGCCGCCGCGGGCAGGCGCACGGAAAACGCCGCTCCGCCTCCGGACGGGGATTCCAGTGCGATGTGCCCCCCGTGGTCGGAGACGATGGTGTGGGCAATGGAGAGCCCCAGGCCCGTCCCGCCGGCCCGCAGGCTGTAAAAGGGCTCGAAGATGCGGTCGGCCTCGCCGGGGGGCACCCCCGGCCCGGTGTCCTCCACCCGCAGCTCCACCTCCCCACCCGTCCTCCGGGCAGAAACCCGCAGCTCCCCCCGTCGGGCATGGCCTGGAGGGCGTTCAGGTAGAGGTTCAGGAGCGCCTGCTTGAGCTTTTCGGGGTCACCGTCCACGGGGGGAAGGCCCGGCTCGGCATGCAGCACCACCCGCACCCCCTGGGTGCGGGCTTGCTTCTTGAGGAGGAAGAGGCTCTGCTCCAGAAGCTCCTCCACGGGGCAGGGGCGCCGCTCCATGCGGTCCACCCGGGCGTAGGCCAGGAGCTCCTGGACGATGCCCTCCAGCCGCTCGATCTCCTGGAGGGCCCGGGCCGCCAGGCTCCGGTCCTCCCCCGGCGGCAGGCGGTCGTGGAGGTCGTCGAGCAAGAGCGCAATTCCCGTGAGGGGATTTCGCACCTCGTGGGCCACCCCGGCGGCCATACGGCCCAGGGAAGCCAGCCGGTCCACCCGCTCCAGGGCGTGGCTCAGAGCCCGCTCCTCGGTCACGTCCCGGAACTGGAGGATGAGCCCCGGCCCCCCCTCCGCCTCGAACCGGCTGGGCACCCACGTAAAGGCCCGCCGGCCCCGGGGGGTGTCCACCTCGAACTCCTCGGGCCCCTGACCCTCCTGTCGGCCCGGAGCGCTGCCCTGGGCCGACAGCATCCCCACCACCCACCGGGCCAGGGCCCGGTCCACGCCGCACGCCTCCAGGTGCCTCCCCCGGGCCGCCGTTTCGTCGAGGCCCAGGGCGCGCTCGGCGTAGGGGTTGACGGTGAGCACCCGCCCGTCGGCGCCCAGGGTCACGAGCCCCGACGCCAGGGAATCCACCACGGCCTCGATGAAGGCCCGGGCCCGGTTGGCCTCCTCGTAGAGGCGGGCCCGCTCGATGGCCCGGGCGGCCTGCCCGGCCACAATCTGGAGGGCGCCGAGCCGGTGCTCGGGAATGGGGCGCCCCGTGACCGCGTTGTCGGCCCCCAGCACCCCCACCACCGCGTCGCGGCTCTTCATGGGCACGTACACGAAGCTCGAGGTCCCTCCGGCCTGCGCCAGCCGACGGTCCAGCGGCGAGAGGCCGGCGGCCGACGCCACGTCGGGCACGTGCACCGGCTCTCCGGTGCGCGCCACCCGCACCGGCACGCAGTCGTGCCGCGAGAGCTCGAAGGGCGTGGCGAGCACCCGCGCCTCGTCCGGGGGGGAGAACCCGTGCACCGCCGCGCAGCGCAGCTCCCGCCCCTGCCGCTCCAGAACGTACAGGAGCACCCGGTCGAACCCAAGCCCCTCCACGCAGGTGCGCACGATGATGCGAAGCAACTCCTCCCGGTCGAAGGTCGTGCCCAGGAACCGGCTGATGGACTGGATGTGGCTGAGCGTCGCGAGCTCTTCGCCCAGGCGCTCGGCGTACGCGTGGGCGTCGTCCCGGGAGCGCTGGAGCTCCCGGAGGCTCTCCCCGAGCCTTCCTTCCTTCTCCTCCAGGAGCTCCCCCATGCGGTTCAGCGCCCGGGCGAGGTCTCCCACCTCGTCCCGGGGATAGCGCGCCACCCGGGCCGAGAGGTCGCCCCCGGCGATGCGCCTCGCCATCCGGGCCATGGTGTGGACCGGTCCGGCGATGGCCCGGGAGAGCCCGAACGCCGCCCCCAGGATGGCGAGCCCCAGGCCCCATGCCAGCCACAGGGCCGTGCGAAGGGTGCCCCGCGAGGCCTCGGCGATCATCCGGCCCGTCTCCGCCGCCTCCCGGTGAAAGGCCTCGGTGAGGGCGCCGATGGTCACGCCCCCGAAGACCAGGGGAGACTCCCCGGGCCCCGGGCGCACGTAGATGGGCGCGTAGGCCATCACCTTGTCCACCCCCGCCACGTTGAAGGTGCGGGTCACCCCGGACCCGCCGGCCCGCACGGCCTGGGCCACCAGGGGATAGTTGGGGTGGACGAACCCCGCCTCGTCCAAGTTGAAGGGGATGCGCCCGGCTTCCACGTCCTCGGGGGTCGAGGCGGGGGAGTAGGCGGCCACCCAGCGTCCCTGGGCGTCGAGACCCGGGAGGTCCCAGAACTTGGGGTGGGTGATGATCCAGCCCCGGTCGTCGAAGAGGAAGGCATAATTGCCCGAGAGATAGCTCGGGAAGACGACCCGCTCCCGGCTCAGGGGAAGCACGTGCTGGGTGAACTCCATGAGGTGCCGGTGGTCCAGGGCCAGGGCCACCACCCCCTGGAGCTCGCCCGCTTCGCGCACCGCCAGGGCAAAGCGCACGTGACCCGCGTACTCGGCCCCTCCCACGGCCTCCTCGGGGGTGGCCGCCCCCGCCAGTTGCTCCGCCTTGCCCACATGGCGCCCCACCAGCCGGCCCACGTAGACGCCGCCGGGCTCGGCCGCCACCGCCTCGCCGAAGTAGGTCTCCACCCCGAAGGTGGTGCCCTCGGGCGCGGAGACGTTTCGCAGCTCCCGGTGGGGGGCCATCCAGTCCCGGTCGACCCGGAAGACCTCCGGCCCGTCCGGGGCGATCCAGGAGACCTCGGCGTAGATGGGGAGGCGGTGGTGGTACTCCTGCACTCCGCCCGCCGGATCGCGACGGCGGGTCCAGATCTCTCCCGTTCGGCTCTGGCAGAAGAAGAGGAAGGCCTGGGGATCCTTGGGCAGATCGGCGAGGATGCGCAGATCCTGGAGCCGCTCCTCCAGAAAGCGGGAGACCTGCTCCGCGAGCCCGAAGGCCTGGAGCTCCAGGGACTGCTTGGCCTTGGCGTCCAGCACCTCCACCGAGAGGTGCACCGCCTCTTCCCCCACGGCGGCGACGCGCCTGGCGGCATCCAGGCTCAGCCACAGTACCGGCGGAAGGCCCAGGGCGAGGAACGCCAGGAGGAGCCTGGGGAAGAGGGTGAGCCGCACGTCAGTCCGTCAGCGTCAGCTCCTGCTGGCCGTCGGGCACCTGCACCGTGAGCACCGGCACGGGGCACTTGCGCACGACCCGCTGGGCGGTGCTCCCCATGAGGGCGGCCAGGGCGGTGGACTCGGCGTGGGCTCCCATGATCACCAGGTCCGCACCGGTCTGCGCCACCTGGCGCAGGATCACGTCGGAGGGCCGGTGCCCCTCCGCGACGACGATCCCCTCCACCAGGTCCGAGCAGTCGGGCCTGCCCACCACCAGGGTGCAGAACTTCTGGATGCGCTTGCGCAGGCGGGCTTCCACGCCCTTTTCTTCCCGCTCCACCACCGCGTGGAGACTCCCCGCCCCCGCGTACCCCTCCACCAGGGCCTCCTGGCGGGGGGTCAGGGTCTCCACCACGTGGAGCACGGTGATCTTGGCCCCGAGCTTCTCGGCCAGGGCGTAGGCATACCGGAAGATGTAGGCCGCGTTGGGGCCCAGTTGGGTGCAGTACAGGATCTTCTGGATCTCGGGCAGCTTCACGGACTTCCTCCTGGGTGCTCCGGGGCTAGGCCGCGGCGGCCACGGCCTCCAGGCGGTTCTTTCGCTTCTGCCACCACCACAGAGCGGCCACCATGGCGATGCCGGTCGCGTCGGTCACGAGTCCCGGCGTGTAGCACAGAAACGTCGCCACAGCAAAGAAGATCCACTCGAGGAGGGTGGTCCGGCGTACCAGGTACCCCATGCTCAAGGCGGAAAAGGCCACGGTACCGACCGTTGCGCTGAAGAACGAGAAGCCGATGTCGTGGAGGGAGAAGAACTGGGGCGGCACGGCGTCCCAGTCCTTGAGCAGGATGGCAGGCGTGTACGCGAAGAGCAGCGGCACCACATACAGGAGCTTGGCGAACTTGAAGCTCGTCCAGCCGGTCTTCCAGGGGTCGGAGCCCGCGATGGCCGCCCCGGCGTAGGCCGCCACGCAAACCGGCGGCGTGATGTTGGAGTCCTGGCTGAACCAGTAGACGATCTGGTGGGCCGCGATCAGCATGACCCCCATCTCGCGCAGCGCGGGCACGGCCAGCACCGCCACGATCAGGTAGGCCGCCGTCACCGGCACCCCCATGCCCAGCACCAGGGATGCGAGGCAAATGAGGAAGATGGCGATCAGGAGATTTCCGTCCGCGAGCGAGATGATGATATCGGAGAACTTGAGCCCGATTCCCGTGAGCGCGATGGAGCCCACGATCATCCCGATGACCCCGACCGTGGCCCCGATGATCAGCGTATTGCGGGCTCCGGTGAGAATCGCCTCCCAGGTCTCCTTCGGCCCCATCTGGTTTTCTCGTCTCACCCAGCTGAGCAGGATGAAGGCGAAGGCGCAGGCCTGCGCCGACGCCTCCGGGTCGAAGCCCAGGGCCCAGAGTCCCAGCACAGCCGCGGCGGGGAAGACCCCGTACCAGAGCAGCCCCAGCCGGAGGGTCTTCGCCCGCAGCGTGATCACCAGGCACCCCAGGGTCGCCCAGTAGGCCGCAAAGCCCGGCGAGCGCCCCAGGAGCATGAGCACGATGATGGTCACCAGGGGCAGGGCCATGTACCACTCGTGCCGCAGGATGTCGCGGGCCTTGGGAAGATCCTCCGTGATCCCCTGGATGTTGTGTTTCTTCGCTTCG
This sequence is a window from Thermodesulfobacteriota bacterium. Protein-coding genes within it:
- a CDS encoding type II toxin-antitoxin system prevent-host-death family antitoxin, with translation MPTMVNVHEAKTHFSRLLEQAHAGQEIILAKAGRPYARLLPLARDANRRPGRLPGRLGDAFFEPLPDEELDAWEGR
- a CDS encoding sigma-54 dependent transcriptional regulator; amino-acid sequence: MTAASILIVDDEAFLRDQLQRILAEEGYAVRGVETGREALRAVEKEGVDLVLLDLNLPDLHGIEVLRELRARDPDLLAIVVTGYGSVESAVESLKLGAYDYIKKPFKADAIKLIVRLALETQRLRRRVRVLEERDGGFGQAVVAESAAMAGILGQARDVARHGDTTVLLTGESGTGKEVVARFIHGLSERAGGPFLEINCASIPGPILESELFGHEPGAFTDARKAKEGLLQAADGGTVFLDEVGDMDLPLQAKLLRFLETRKIRRLGGVREVQVDVRVVAATNQDLGDAIVGRTFREDLYYRLNVFPIHIPPLRERRDDILPLAQHFLDHFSRKFHRPLSELSPDARRVLQAYPWPGNVREVRNLMERLAITCRGPTVEARDLPPELRGPRPSAASGWTLPPEGCRLEEVEAEFARSLILQALDRAAGNVSQAARLLGLPRGTLRHRLESLGLEATAKGEAGE
- a CDS encoding ATP-binding protein; its protein translation is MELRVEDTGPGVPPGEADRIFEPFYSLRAGGTGLGLSIAHTIVSDHGGHIALESPSGGGAAFSVRLPAAAEAEPAPRAAPQGARG
- a CDS encoding universal stress protein; the protein is MKLPEIQKILYCTQLGPNAAYIFRYAYALAEKLGAKITVLHVVETLTPRQEALVEGYAGAGSLHAVVEREEKGVEARLRKRIQKFCTLVVGRPDCSDLVEGIVVAEGHRPSDVILRQVAQTGADLVIMGAHAESTALAALMGSTAQRVVRKCPVPVLTVQVPDGQQELTLTD